aagctccgcctgtgtcgattgaggaccgtaccgttgttggccctgatgaccgagtttgaacagtactaaccacataccggaagtaggaggtagtcgaaaccggtaagctgtgtaccacattacagcggtgatttgaattccgccatgctacgctgggcgtgggagttggcgggtgttggataggatgccgcctccgggttctccgggagttcaccgtgaggggcccatcacctgggttttagcaggcgtagttcagatgccgtggtaatgtgggaacagttgacgcgcatggcccgacggggcttacatgtgtcgtgtgagttaggtccaccttgcaaggttaaatcggatcgattcgccgtctctctcggttaagagaaccttggtcactgcgtcacatcgtagtaagaagtgaaataagtattgaaaggtagtgatggaatgttgtatctgttgttctaaaagataatctgttctaccatgtgtgttttagatgaataggcgaacttagtaatacttggtatactaaacggagctaaaatattgaaagtaaggattcacttctagcagcttttcagcaaaagaacttcagagccaaaaagctttgcatgtctagttaatgggctaagtatacccagagtcgggtaagccttgctgagtattagtatactcagggttgttgttgtaacccttctgagcaggttgtgtccctgcggacttcgaggagatctgtgcgtcctggattggacagccgctccctccaggttggaccgtcgagtgggccccgtcttccccgtgaagattgggcaggttggcgtcacatcggtgggcaggatgtggagctcaccttttatcgtcgtcgtagctatcgtattgtatttcgaactcagttttaaacttccgctgtgcgtttgaactctgttgtttgtatttaagactGTTATGTAAAACCTATGTTGTAAATtattttgaagatttctgtatgctggtaacacctgtgctcgtcttcgtacgggtctaagtgcaattgtgatcctggagtacagtagtttaatcgggattttacccgacagcctgtcaggttacaccgttttaagtgcacagtaactggattaagtattaagatgatggttagtgcatttaagccggtttaatttggacggtgctgctacaaaaTGTTGTGAGTTTGGGTCCTGGCTGGTATACAACAGTCGAAGCTCTTCAGGCGGCTCAGGCATCTCAATCTTGACCTTCCCATCTCGGCAACAAAATCCCAACGGCTCATATTCAAACCTCTTTGCACCGCAATGGCAGCAGTCTGGCACCGACTTCAACATATGAGTGCTTTCAGGTAGGTTCTGGTATACGATGTCACCAAACTCAAGGTTGTTTGAGCCCACCACAGCGGCATCATTAGTGCCATTGAAATTTGTTACAACAGAAAAGTTAGGAACATGTGTGGTGCATCTAGCCGCCGCTCTTGGGTATCTTCGAACTTGTCTCGCTAGCCTTTGTTCTGGTCTCTCATTTGCATACCATTCTCTGGCGCGCGCGCGTCTGCTTGCAACTTGTTCAGGTGTCATGCTTGCACGACGTGCTCTTTCACGTTCCCTTCTTGTCTCTGCACGGTATGTTGCTCTACCACGAGTGCTTGCTCGAGATATTCGTGATGGATTTTGCTGCTCCATAAGGGTAGGACGTGCTGAAaagtaaaaagaattggagtAATGATTATATGTTTCATACGACTATTGTTTACAAATCAGCCacttattttaattaattatatGAAGTACCCGTAGAGCTTTGGCCTTGTTCAACATGTGTAGACGTGAGGGTACTTTGGAAAGGGCTCAAAACTGAGGGAGGTAGTCCACATCGatggtcatcatcttctgatgAACTTTCTTGCGTGGCACATGATGGATCTCGAATCGAAAGCCCGGTAGAGACTTGACGCGTCCGCATACTTTCAACTCTCTTTCGCTTCATTTGTATATTCATAACttgtataaataaaaaataaatgaaatgaACACCTTACATGTATACATCCATTGATTGAATTTTGTAATCAAAATCaaaagaaaatttaactaaCAAGTTACAAATTCATactttcttttccatttcttctTGGGTGGTTCGGATCTCCCGACATTGTAGCCTCTAGACCTAACAAGTAAGGCATTTGTAACACACTATTCAGAATATAAAGCTAGAGCTTAATTTCAAAATTCATCCATGCACTTGAACTATGGCACGAACTGCATAGCAAAAGTATTatactgcaaaatatttttaacCTAAATCGAATGGAGCATATTACAGAATTTTGCAGCTTATCTCTATATACAATTTCTGCACCAAAAGAAGGCCTCCCAGCGTGGCCACATCATCGGTCGTTCCCGGCCGTCCGATCGGCCGGGCGGACGGCCCAGATCGTGCTTTCTCGGTCATTTTGCAAAACAGTCCTCATACTGACATCTCATGTGGAGGTCGGGCGAGTCCGACCCCCCTGCAGGGGTCGGGCGAGCCGGACCCTCTTCGCAGATGTCGGGCTAGGCCGACCCCTCCATAGGGGTCGGGCGAGCCGGACCATATTCTGCCCACAACTATTGCAGAAAAGAGGATTCGTATAATAGCCCCGAGGTATGCCCCAGCCATATCTTCAATTAATCAATCCTTAGCATCCTACCAGATGATACAACATGTCTAGATGCACAAATAAAAGGGAGTTTGTAATCAATCGCTGGGTGGCTGGCACTGAAAATATATCTCTGTTCTGTGTTTATGGTTATCATTTTTCAGTTGCCTCTTTCAGAGTGAACTTCAGATTCAGTTTCAGCCTTACTGCTTTTTTCTAACACCGATGAATTTTTCTTCTAGCAGTCTTCATTTTCCAGCACAAGATCGAAGTCTTCATTTTTCAGCACAAGATCGATGGTGCCACAGAGCGAGCCTGATGAGTTCACTTGTCACGCTGGACCTTAGTTTGATGATCTATAGGGTCTTTCATCATAATTAGGTAACTGACAATTAGAATGGAAAACCTTATGCCAAGCATGGTGAATCAACTACGGCTCATGATTGCTCTGTACATATCCTACTTAAGCTATTTTTATTGATTGCTACTTCTGATGAAATCTCAAACTGATGTTGCCCCACCATGATTATGTGATTTGTGCGTACACAGctctctgatttttttttaaaaaactaatACTATCTACAATTATAGGTGCAACAATTGTAAGTTTGTTTAACTTTTTCTTACAGTTCCATTCAACAAAGGTAAAGCATGGGCGTGGGCAAGCGGCGGAGGCAAGAACGGCGGCGCAAGTGGCGGAGCGCCAGCGTGGTTGAATATGCTTTTACTATTTCTACATACAAGGGTGAATATGCTTTTACTAATTCTCTGTAGTTTTTGCAAGGTGATCGGTTTTTTAGACATCGAAGCTCTTGCTTTGGAAGGTTGTCACCATCCCAACCTGGATTTGAGGCTTAACTCCTTGCCCTCAAGTGCAACAAGCTCACCAGCCTATATCTCACTTGCACTATTGGTGAGTGCTGCTGCTTTTCTGATTTCTTCAGCTGTTCTAATAGATTACTGAAAATCATTTCTTCTATTACTGTTAATTTCAGGCTGTGCTGATTCTCTTTTTTCCATAGTTAGGTGAATATCTTGGTATGCATAGATTAGTTCTCATAATCgcatgaacataaaaaaaactTCAATTCTTAGGATGACCATCCACTCACTGTATGGAACCGTAGCATATAACTTCTGTCATTTTGTTTGTCTATTGGTAGTCTTGGCCAGCCATCCAGTACTACTAAATATAATAGTAGACCCATGATTTGTGACTCATATCCTATGTGGTACCAAGGTGTTAAAAGTACTGCTCTATGTTCACATATTTGGACTTTCTTTTTGGCTCAAACATGCTTCATCACTACCTGTATGATATCAGAGACTACCTGTATGATATCAGAGCAGCATGTTatcccccctctccctctttaTTCTGATTTGAATAGagttcaattcttgtccttaaCATGTGCAGTTTGAGATAAGCCAATAACCATTGGCCTCGAGTGGTGATCGAAGGATTTAATTTGAGAAGCTTTTATGCTACAACTGCTGTCACTTTATTTCATTTCAACAGAAGTTTAGTTTACACCAGTTTAAGACTGAGCTATTGTCAGGTAACCAGCATGTATGTGGTTTTCAAAAATTAGTTGAAACATGGAAAGGTATAATTATTAATGAATTTGGTCCATGGAATCACACACCGATTTGATGACCATACTGGTGATTTGGCTTTTCCTCTAGCTAGAAATTACAGATACTTGGCCAGTGCAAGGAATATTAAGACTAAAGTTGCTTGTAGCCATGAAAATAGTATTTTCTAGGTCTAAGTTATTTCCCTGTTTTTGGTAGCATGTTTGAATTACAGAATTATGTTCTTTCTGTCGACATATACACCTCTGAAAATCATAAATTAGAACAATGCTTGTTATTTATTGTTatttagtatatatatatatatatatatttcgcGTCAATATTTTATGCCGCCGTGGCAACGCACGGGCACTCTACTATGCCGATGGATATATATGATCGACTCCAGAAGTTACGGATCAGCCAGGACGAGGGGTACCCGATCATAGTATATTGTCCACTCAACTAAACACTTTTGAATAGCACAACCATGAATGTATTGGAAATGCAGTCTGCTTCTGGTAACATTAATACAAATTTCGAAAACATAGCAGTGATAAATAGTCTAGTGACAAACAATCTAGAAACACTTCCTAATGACCCTACATCTAATTTTCCTTGATTCCCAGATCGATCAGTGTGGTAACACGGTCGCCAAGTATGCCCATCTTGCTTCAAGATATCTGTTAACGAAGCGAAGATTCTGCCTTTCCATCATTATtcgccgaacagctgcaatttACAAGATATATTGTTGTTTTAGTCTATATGTGTGCATTAACAGATGAAGCCAAATTTAGCTTAGGATGTAGCAGTTTCTCACTTGCTAGTTGATGCCATGTGTGATGTCTTGGGTTGAAGTCCAGTGATGTGTGGTCTGAGCTCTCCAAGCATCCTGTTGGTTAAATAGGGTAGGGTTAGGGTAGGGTTAGTTAAATTGAAGATATGACTGAGGTATATTTGATCAGGAATTACTGTGTGTAGAGTTTCGTCGCAGCATAGTGGCAATTATAATTTCCTTTTCATCTCTAGCTTTGTACCATCGTTGAAAATTCCGGCAGAAGAGGTCACTCCAAATCCCAACAATAATAAGGTGCCACCTAGAAATTTAGCATATTAATTAAAACCCTTTAGTGGTGAGGTGTGAATATATAACATATTGTTGTAGTACTGATTTGAATGCATACCTTGCATCCATTAACACAACCTCTCTATATAGCCTGTTGCCCACATGCTCCAATGGCTCCATATGGACAACTATTCCCATAACATCTGAAACATTTAGTAATTTATCAACTTAAAGACTATGGACATTAAGATATTTGTAGAGCCATTACAACAAAGTAGGTTAGGAGCAGTACCTACAAATGTCTTGTTGGGTTGTCGGATCACTTCATGAAATGGCATAAGATGCTTTGGGCAGGGAGGGAACTGAAGTCGGAAGGTGTATGGCTCAACACGAGTTTTTCTGGTCAATGTCACCTCAAACCGATGCCCAATATTTCTGAATTCAAGGTCCCCCCAGTTTGGCCCAAAAACTACATCTTTCAAAATGTACTTGCATCCTTGCTGAAGTAGTGTGTCAAATCGATGGACGTTATTGCCATATGAAATTGCTTCAATTTTGGAACCCTATAGAGTTACCCAGTACAGGAGAAGTGAGCGAGATAACTATGCCTAAAACGACTTAATGATACAATTTATTTTTAGCCTTTGTAGTGACTTACAGTGGTGTCGACAAGGATGAAGTGTTGCTTATCATGATACCTAGGCTCCATAGGGAATTTAACATCTATCCTTACAATTATAGTCCAAGTCTGAGGTAGACCTCGAGAATCGTCAACATCATCGAACAACTTTAAGCTGTAAGCGACACACGTTTTAggttgctatatatatatatatatatatatatatatatatatatatatatatatatatatatatatatatatatatatatatatatatatatatatatatatatatatatgtatgtatcttAGGAGTTCTGATTAGTGTAACTAAACTCACCAATCCGTTGCtggatttggctctgcatactCCGCATATGTCCTCTTACTTCCACCAAGGCGAAGTGGTGCCATTAAACTAAATATAAAATGGGGTGAAGCAGGTGTTTCACCGATTTTGGTATATTGTATGACATTAGGTGTGAACTAACCTTAAACATACACTACATGTAGCTAGTTCATTGCAGGTCGAAAAACGGAACTAATGCTGGCATTTAACATCAAGAATCATGCATTTCACACAGTTAATATTGGACAAAGCATTCAGGCAATATGCAAGCAGAGAAACTGAGCTTATTGCAGTCACGTATTACTGAGGGGAAATTGCACAGTGAACTTTAGCTAAGGATCTGATTCTTAGATGCAAAGACTGTATTGGGCTTTGCTTTGCACAAATAGTATTGAGGGTGAAATGTCTGATTCTCAGAGCTTAATGTTTGTTCTATATATAGTCTTTTTACATGCAAATCTTTATTAATTCAATTAAGTTTTGAATTTTGTTTCCATCGATACTATGGTGGTAAACTTTACTTGCTGTAGCTGGAGGTGCAGATGATTCGGGATAGTAaaacaaatcagaagaaggaatgTGGGATCTTGTGCTGCTTTGGTTGACTAATCTTTGTAGTTTTCTGAATTTAAACAGTATATGCTCGGATGCTTATTAAATATTGTCAAACAATTCAAGGTCCTCATTTGGAAGCAACTGCATTTCGTAGGGAGATGATTTCTCAAAGCAACACTGTTTGATGACTGGTGAAAAGCACCAAAGTTCAGACCATGTTCTGGCAATTAGTGAAAAAAACTATACTACAACCAATTGCATTGCATCTAGGGAGATGAATTATCAAAGCAACACCACTTGATACATGTGCAAATACTCGCTGAATTGGAAAACTGAAGATGAAGATAATGAAATGTGCAAATACTTGCCGAATTGGAGAACTGAAGATGAAGATAATGAAATGTGCAAATACTTGCTGAATTGGAGAACTGAAGATGACGATAATGAAATGAACTGAAGGGCAGCATGTCCATGATGAAATAAATGTACCTTGTCACTGAAGCTCGTCGAACTATGGACCTACCCAGGAAGGCAGGTGACCCACCGATGTGAACGAAGCAGCGCACTATCAAGAATCAAGCATTAGCCACCATGAGATGGGTAGTATACAGCAGAAGCCGAGGGGGGAAATGAGAGGGAACCGTACCTTTTGTGTCTGCGAGAGAAAAGCAGAGCAAACTGAGTAGAGAGCCGGCTTTTGTAGGCTCGAGAGGCTGAAGATGGGGCTGCAGCTGTGGCGCTCAGTCGTGGTTCATGGGTTGCGGCTGGACCGAACTCAAGGCGGTTATCAACAACGTGGGGGGCGAGCTCGTTCGTGGGTCACAGTAGGTCGGTAGTCAAGGCAGTTGCAGCTCCGTGGCGCGCTCGTCCCCGGCCTTGATCTGTTCGCGTCGCAATTGTGATGGCGGACCGCCCCCGTCGACGCGGCAGCTGCCCTTCGGCCACCGTCCGTCGGCATGGCGGTTCCATGGCGCGGCTGGAGGGCCCGTCGGCCGTCCTCCGGTGCTGCCGGAATCTTCCTCCTGCGGTGGCTCCATGGCGCGGGGGAGGGCAGCGGCGTTGGATCCATGGCGCGACGGGAGGGCAGCTGTAGGGTTGCGACGGCGCGGCGAGTCTGAGGTGGCGGCGCTACGGCGTATCGGGAGGGCGCGGCTCTATGAGGATGGAGGCGGCTCCATGGCGCGGGGGAGGGCAGCGGCGTTGGATCCATGGCGCGACGGGAGGGCAGCCGGAGGGCCTGTTGCGATGGCGCGGTGAGAGGTGGCGGCGCTACGGCGCATCTGGAGGGCGCGGCTCCACGAGGACGGAGGCGTCGCTGTGGGTGGGCTGGCTAGGGACGGAGGAACAAATTGCTGGGCCGGAATGGGCAGAGGCCCAAAACATTAGACGGCCCATGCGTGCATCCACTCCTGCATCGCGACGCACGAACAAGTGCCGCTTGACGCACGAACCACTCCCACATTATAGGAGTAGAGACTGGTGAGCTTCACGAGCCTGCGTTGTTGTCTATTTCTGCTGATATATAGCAACAGTATCATTGATATGATCACTAATGCTCTGTTTTGATAATGCACACTCCATGGGCTCCACTGtgatttggtcaaacttaagaTTGTTTGACTTCTTAAGAAGCTTAGATTTACATTATTTTTGGAACGGAGGCATATATAGTTGCCATGatacaaaaccaccttctcAACAGGACAATTGCCATGATGGCATGAGCACCCTGATTAGAAAGAGGATCCGTGTCTATCAGAATGGATCAACAACTATGAAAACTTAATTATTGTAATTATGTAATAAATTGTTGAGTATAAATAATTGGTGTATGGGTTAATTTTTTTAAGTGAATCATTTTAATTATTAAATTGTTGGTTACTTGATTACTGTTTTTTAAATATATGCTTA
This sequence is a window from Panicum virgatum strain AP13 chromosome 7K, P.virgatum_v5, whole genome shotgun sequence. Protein-coding genes within it:
- the LOC120639489 gene encoding uncharacterized protein LOC120639489, which encodes MAPLRLGGSKRTYAEYAEPNPATDCLKLFDDVDDSRGLPQTWTIIVRIDVKFPMEPRYHDKQHFILVDTTGSKIEAISYGNNVHRFDTLLQQGCKYILKDVVFGPNWGDLEFRNIGHRFEVTLTRKTRVEPYTFRLQFPPCPKHLMPFHEVIRQPNKTFVDVMGIVVHMEPLEHVGNRLYREVVLMDARWHLIIVGIWSDLFCRNFQRWYKARDEKEIIIATMLRRNSTHRCLESSDHTSLDFNPRHHTWHQLATVRRIMMERQNLRFVNRYLEARWAYLATVLPH